One genomic segment of Streptomyces caniferus includes these proteins:
- a CDS encoding ROK family glucokinase, with translation MSMYRDRVHRGSARATVLRTVGTRERRSHLTAPRVPTVGIDIGGTKVMAGVVDADGTILEKVRTETPDKSKSPKVVEDTITELVLDLSDRHDVHAVGIGAAGWVDADRSKVLFAPHLNWRNEPLRDRLAGRLAVPVMVDNDANTAAWAEWRFGAGRGEDHLVMITLGTGIGGAILEDGAVKRGKYGVAGEFGHMQVVPGGHRCPCGNRGCWEQYSSGNALVREARELAAADSPVAYNIIERVGGRIGDITGPLITELAREGDAMCVELLQEIGQWLGVGIANLAAALDPSCFVIGGGVSAADDLLIGPAREAFRRQLTGRGYRPEATITKAQLGPEAGMVGAADLARLVARRFRRANRRRVERYERYERAGRR, from the coding sequence ATGAGCATGTACCGGGACCGGGTGCACCGAGGATCGGCCAGAGCCACCGTGCTGCGCACGGTCGGCACCCGCGAGCGGCGCTCGCATCTGACCGCCCCCCGGGTACCCACCGTGGGTATCGACATCGGCGGCACCAAGGTCATGGCGGGTGTGGTCGACGCCGACGGCACGATCTTGGAGAAGGTCCGCACGGAGACGCCGGACAAGTCCAAGAGCCCCAAGGTCGTCGAGGACACCATCACCGAGCTGGTGCTCGACCTCTCCGACCGGCACGACGTCCATGCGGTCGGCATCGGCGCGGCCGGCTGGGTCGACGCGGACCGCAGCAAGGTGCTGTTCGCACCGCATCTGAACTGGCGCAACGAGCCGCTGCGCGACCGCCTCGCCGGCCGCCTCGCCGTCCCGGTCATGGTCGACAACGACGCCAACACCGCCGCCTGGGCGGAGTGGCGCTTCGGCGCCGGCCGCGGCGAGGACCATCTCGTCATGATCACGCTCGGTACCGGCATCGGCGGCGCGATCCTGGAGGACGGCGCCGTCAAGCGCGGCAAGTACGGCGTGGCCGGTGAATTCGGCCATATGCAGGTCGTCCCCGGCGGCCACCGCTGCCCGTGCGGCAACCGCGGCTGCTGGGAGCAGTACAGCTCCGGCAACGCCCTGGTCCGCGAGGCCCGTGAGCTGGCCGCCGCCGACTCCCCGGTCGCGTACAACATCATCGAGCGGGTCGGCGGCCGCATCGGCGACATCACCGGACCGCTGATCACCGAGCTGGCCCGGGAGGGCGACGCGATGTGCGTCGAACTCCTCCAGGAGATCGGCCAGTGGCTCGGCGTCGGCATCGCCAACCTCGCCGCTGCCCTCGACCCCTCCTGCTTCGTCATCGGCGGCGGTGTCAGCGCCGCCGACGACCTGCTGATCGGCCCGGCCAGAGAGGCCTTCCGGCGGCAGCTCACCGGCCGCGGCTACCGTCCCGAGGCCACCATCACCAAGGCGCAGCTGGGCCCCGAGGCCGGTATGGTCGGCGCCGCCGACCTGGCCCGCCTGGTGGCCCGCCGCTTCCGGCGTGCCAACCGGCGGCGGGTCGAGCGCTACGAACGCTACGAACGGGCGGGCCGACGATGA
- the metC gene encoding cystathionine beta-lyase: MTGRPSMDTRFVHAGSDPRQQHGYVNPPVHRASTVLYENVAALDASQADPLKRRMPVYGRFGTPTGRAFETALTDLEGGHAAVATCSGLAAITTAILSFVRAGDHILVSDSVYLPTRKFCNSLADLGVETEYYDPRTDKSIEDLIRPTTRLVCLESPGSTTFEVQDVPAVTSVCRNHDVVTLIDNTWATPVFHRPLELGADVVVHSATKYLTGHADSILGAIVCSEETYPAVRATAIRLGQCAGADDVYLGLRGLRTLGVRMREHHHQAVGLASWLREQEGVRAVLHPALPGDPGHELWCRDFTGAAGLFGLELAPGPGKPAVDALLGELRLFGLGHSYGGYESLIVPADPVTHRLPGTWTGRGPLLRVHAGFEALDDLKEDLARGLATLSAHTRA, encoded by the coding sequence ATGACCGGCCGGCCTTCGATGGACACCCGGTTCGTGCACGCCGGCTCCGACCCGCGGCAACAGCACGGCTACGTCAACCCGCCCGTCCACCGCGCCTCGACGGTGCTCTACGAGAACGTGGCCGCGCTGGACGCCTCGCAGGCCGACCCCCTCAAGCGCCGGATGCCGGTCTACGGCCGCTTCGGCACACCCACCGGCCGCGCCTTCGAGACCGCACTGACCGATCTGGAGGGCGGGCACGCCGCCGTCGCCACCTGCTCGGGTCTCGCGGCGATCACCACGGCGATCCTGTCGTTCGTCCGGGCCGGCGACCACATCCTCGTGAGCGACTCCGTCTATCTGCCCACCCGCAAATTCTGCAACTCGCTGGCCGATCTGGGCGTGGAGACGGAGTACTACGACCCCCGTACGGACAAGTCCATCGAGGACCTGATCCGCCCCACCACGCGCCTCGTCTGCCTGGAGTCACCCGGCTCCACGACCTTCGAGGTACAGGACGTCCCTGCCGTCACGAGCGTGTGCCGCAACCACGACGTGGTCACCCTCATCGACAACACCTGGGCCACCCCCGTCTTTCACCGCCCCCTGGAGCTGGGCGCCGATGTCGTCGTGCACTCGGCGACGAAGTACCTCACCGGTCACGCCGACAGCATCCTCGGGGCCATCGTGTGCTCCGAGGAGACCTACCCCGCGGTGCGCGCCACGGCGATCCGGCTCGGCCAGTGCGCCGGCGCGGACGACGTCTATCTGGGCCTGCGCGGGCTCCGTACGCTGGGCGTCCGGATGCGTGAGCACCATCACCAAGCCGTCGGCCTCGCCTCCTGGTTGCGCGAACAGGAGGGGGTGCGCGCCGTGCTGCACCCGGCGCTGCCGGGCGACCCCGGGCACGAACTGTGGTGCCGGGACTTCACCGGCGCCGCGGGCCTGTTCGGCCTCGAACTCGCACCCGGGCCCGGCAAGCCCGCCGTGGACGCGTTGCTCGGGGAGCTGCGGCTGTTCGGCCTCGGCCACAGCTACGGCGGCTACGAGAGCCTGATCGTGCCGGCCGACCCGGTCACCCACCGCCTCCCGGGCACCTGGACGGGCCGCGGCCCCCTGCTGCGCGTGCACGCCGGCTTCGAAGCCCTCGACGATCTCAAGGAGGACCTGGCCCGGGGCCTGGCCACCCTGTCCGCCCACACCCGGGCCTGA
- a CDS encoding MFS transporter, translating into MSALSAKWHTFRGLSSSLKSLIVLSFVVALGSYMVTPFIGVLMVQAVGLDVRLAGVLVAVATFIQFGGSILGGLVVDRLGLKRTMVGSLALRTTGLLLLGLAVKVPWVAYPAVVLVAAGPALYLPANKAYIVTCVSDELRPLFLGVSSAALNAGMGLGPLLAAVLIDADPVALLLGAAALFGVITLAHQLTMQPLARRRDAAPGGVGVDGPAPDGKLRTLRGALRPVFFTALAFYLYFFFQSFLGLYAAGVHNIQVLGWAMLVNCAMMVALQPPLSGWIARADYRRLVAGSFALMAAGTAVMSLGHTAALLGGTVLFSLGEVFLFLRCDLEMVDRIPSNPTFAFGVQRLTAGVGGLLAGVVGGFLFAHYESAHDLGMFWTAVAVQCAVAAAIALVLGGRRTVAAAPHDEQSDLEVVS; encoded by the coding sequence ATGTCCGCACTCTCGGCCAAGTGGCACACGTTCAGGGGGCTGTCGTCGAGCCTCAAGTCGCTGATCGTGCTGTCCTTCGTGGTCGCACTCGGCAGTTACATGGTCACCCCGTTCATCGGCGTCCTGATGGTCCAAGCGGTGGGCCTGGACGTCCGCCTGGCCGGCGTACTGGTGGCCGTCGCCACGTTCATCCAGTTCGGCGGCAGCATCCTGGGCGGCCTGGTCGTGGACCGGCTCGGCCTCAAGCGGACGATGGTCGGCTCCCTCGCTCTGCGGACCACGGGTCTGCTCCTGCTGGGGCTTGCCGTGAAGGTCCCCTGGGTCGCCTACCCGGCGGTGGTTCTCGTCGCCGCCGGGCCGGCGCTCTACCTCCCGGCGAACAAGGCGTACATCGTCACCTGCGTCTCCGACGAGCTGCGGCCGCTGTTCCTCGGGGTCAGCAGCGCGGCCCTCAACGCCGGGATGGGGCTCGGGCCGTTGCTGGCCGCGGTCCTGATCGACGCCGATCCGGTGGCGCTGCTGCTCGGCGCCGCGGCGCTGTTCGGTGTGATCACCCTGGCCCACCAGCTCACCATGCAGCCCCTCGCACGCCGCCGGGACGCCGCACCGGGCGGCGTCGGCGTCGACGGGCCCGCCCCCGACGGGAAGCTCCGGACACTGCGCGGCGCCCTGCGGCCGGTGTTCTTCACGGCCCTGGCTTTCTACCTCTACTTCTTCTTCCAGAGCTTCCTCGGTCTGTACGCCGCGGGTGTGCACAACATCCAGGTCCTCGGCTGGGCCATGCTCGTCAACTGCGCCATGATGGTGGCCCTCCAGCCGCCGTTGTCGGGCTGGATCGCGCGGGCCGACTACCGCCGCCTGGTGGCCGGCTCATTCGCCTTGATGGCTGCCGGGACGGCCGTGATGTCGCTGGGGCACACGGCTGCCCTGTTGGGCGGCACCGTGCTCTTCAGCCTCGGTGAGGTGTTCCTCTTCCTGCGCTGTGACCTGGAAATGGTCGACCGCATACCGAGCAATCCGACCTTCGCCTTCGGCGTCCAGCGGCTGACGGCGGGTGTCGGCGGCCTCCTCGCCGGTGTCGTGGGCGGCTTTCTCTTCGCCCACTACGAAAGCGCACACGACCTGGGGATGTTCTGGACCGCCGTCGCCGTGCAGTGCGCCGTCGCGGCAGCCATCGCCCTGGTACTCGGCGGCCGCCGGACCGTGGCGGCCGCACCCCACGACGAGCAGTCGGATCTGGAAGTGGTGTCATGA
- a CDS encoding sulfurtransferase, which translates to MSGRAPGTLPGPLVGTDWVAPRLGAPGLVVLDASIGAHRDAGERIPGARPFDIDGALSDHSGPLPHTMPGADHFTRELRALGVDDGDTVVVYDGAGLYSSARAWWMLRAMGLERVAVLDGGLPAWRAAGLPCETGAPAAAARPGGFTARPRPGLIVGSDAVAAALTDPASAVLDARTRDRFAGAVAEPRPGLRPGHMPGALNLPFGELQRDGRMRPASQLRDAFAPLAGERRRLVFSCGSGVTACILALGAELAGYDDLAVYDGSWSEWGLPHADRPVVTGPQSGGPSA; encoded by the coding sequence ATGAGCGGGCGGGCGCCCGGCACCCTGCCGGGCCCGCTGGTCGGTACGGACTGGGTGGCGCCGCGGCTGGGCGCCCCCGGGCTGGTGGTGCTCGACGCCTCGATCGGCGCGCACCGCGACGCCGGCGAACGGATCCCGGGGGCACGGCCCTTCGACATCGACGGCGCGCTCTCGGACCACTCCGGTCCGCTGCCGCACACGATGCCCGGTGCCGACCACTTCACCCGGGAACTGCGCGCGCTGGGCGTGGACGACGGCGACACCGTCGTCGTCTACGACGGCGCGGGCCTCTACTCCAGTGCCCGCGCATGGTGGATGCTGCGGGCCATGGGCCTGGAGCGGGTGGCCGTGCTCGACGGCGGCCTGCCCGCCTGGCGCGCCGCCGGGCTGCCATGCGAAACCGGCGCACCCGCGGCCGCCGCACGCCCCGGCGGCTTCACCGCACGGCCGCGTCCCGGCCTGATCGTCGGCAGCGACGCGGTCGCCGCGGCCCTGACCGATCCGGCCTCGGCGGTCCTCGACGCCCGCACCCGCGACCGCTTCGCCGGAGCGGTCGCCGAGCCCCGCCCCGGGCTGCGTCCCGGCCATATGCCCGGAGCGCTCAACCTGCCGTTCGGCGAGCTCCAACGGGACGGCCGGATGCGGCCCGCGTCGCAGCTGCGCGACGCGTTCGCCCCGCTCGCCGGAGAGCGTCGGCGCCTGGTCTTCAGCTGCGGATCCGGCGTCACCGCCTGCATCCTGGCGCTGGGGGCCGAGCTGGCCGGATACGACGACCTGGCCGTGTACGACGGGTCCTGGAGCGAATGGGGTCTGCCGCACGCGGACCGGCCGGTCGTCACCGGTCCGCAGAGCGGAGGGCCGTCGGCGTGA
- a CDS encoding ATP-grasp domain-containing protein has translation MPHVLVFAKTPYAKTPYDRWLAGTGIVPVLLTTTEFAAGYGHLPHVHAFDDYDTNQLVEKTALRLAREHAVTAVFARAEADVVRAAQLRDLLDLPGQRTASALAFRDKVVMKDRLVGGPVEIPVYRPLDSAYTALEFVAEHGYPVVIKPLSESGSLGAAIIRDEAELDAYLARPWRGASEIEVFVPGQMYHVDGLVVNGEVVFAHPFRYLNDCLSFRANHWVANLPLTPQDPVHDRLLKAARAVLAELPTPPHTAFHAELWITPDDRTVFCEIASRTGGGMISAMVRHAFGIDLDKEWLYAECGLPSTLGTPAYRPTGALCIPPSDGVLTHLPSGDEPACVKEVALTGTVGEEYHGGVKSGLFLAGYVVGGDTEEDVAANLENVATWFADRAQWFPASTGGTR, from the coding sequence ATGCCGCACGTCCTCGTCTTCGCCAAGACGCCCTACGCCAAGACCCCTTACGACCGCTGGCTGGCCGGCACCGGCATCGTTCCGGTCCTCCTCACCACCACCGAGTTCGCCGCCGGATACGGCCACTTGCCCCATGTGCACGCCTTCGACGACTACGACACCAACCAGCTCGTCGAGAAGACGGCACTGCGCCTGGCCCGCGAGCACGCCGTCACGGCCGTCTTCGCCCGCGCCGAGGCGGACGTGGTACGCGCCGCCCAGCTGCGCGACCTGCTGGACCTGCCGGGACAGCGGACCGCCAGCGCCCTGGCCTTCCGCGACAAGGTGGTCATGAAGGACCGCCTCGTCGGGGGCCCGGTGGAGATTCCCGTCTACCGGCCCCTGGATTCGGCCTACACCGCCCTGGAGTTCGTCGCCGAGCACGGCTATCCCGTGGTGATCAAGCCGCTCTCGGAGTCCGGCTCGCTGGGAGCGGCCATCATCCGTGACGAGGCCGAGCTGGACGCCTACCTCGCCCGTCCCTGGCGCGGCGCGAGCGAGATCGAGGTGTTCGTACCCGGGCAGATGTACCACGTGGACGGGCTGGTCGTGAACGGCGAGGTGGTGTTCGCACACCCTTTCCGCTACCTCAACGACTGCCTGTCCTTCCGGGCGAACCACTGGGTGGCCAACCTCCCGCTGACACCCCAGGATCCCGTCCACGACAGGTTGCTCAAGGCGGCCAGGGCGGTGCTGGCGGAGCTGCCCACGCCACCACACACCGCCTTTCACGCGGAACTGTGGATCACCCCCGACGACCGGACGGTGTTCTGCGAGATCGCCAGCCGGACCGGCGGCGGGATGATCAGCGCCATGGTCCGGCACGCCTTCGGCATCGATCTCGACAAGGAGTGGCTGTATGCCGAATGCGGCCTCCCCAGCACCCTGGGCACCCCCGCCTACCGGCCCACCGGCGCCCTGTGCATCCCGCCCTCGGACGGCGTGCTGACCCATCTGCCCTCCGGTGACGAGCCGGCGTGCGTCAAGGAGGTCGCGCTCACCGGCACGGTCGGCGAGGAGTACCACGGCGGGGTCAAGTCCGGCCTCTTCCTGGCCGGTTACGTCGTCGGCGGCGACACCGAGGAGGACGTGGCGGCCAACCTGGAGAACGTGGCGACCTGGTTCGCCGACCGCGCCCAGTGGTTCCCCGCTTCCACCGGAGGCACGCGATGA
- a CDS encoding radical SAM protein: protein MPADNAPISYDFHGDAPFTTPFQEIKPEEIHIYLDLDTKVGKNTCGQKCTHCWFVNYEKVYDKSFAMEEGPRILSGLQSHGYHVYPRYVDSFAYDGEFMRIYGPANNREFRQESDHKPTETMEKGDAWTSGRPLLADNYLELLDLARVNGYGTISITYHGVIDEDLAVIDDGSYPIKGVFSGANTEEVLRRIDHYNDHYRSTLPADADRSDAFRVNIGVTIGRHNHGRRSLERYAHYFNKLGVDTVRFNNFSDHGGRHPELQLSYEEIEQAYRDFKWLHENVELSFQLGVSEDFGTFGIKAMGFPGHVGWCRAGRQLFAAIPTQESVLSESADGRREKIGDIVGCVNTFEPHLGILVRTVADGGEDVRYDLEFDHAAIEAFTNKRLSGVYKDGCFARELAQEQQLVSRVPARRRLPLVETTG from the coding sequence ATGCCTGCCGACAACGCGCCGATTTCCTACGATTTCCACGGAGACGCGCCGTTCACGACGCCGTTCCAGGAGATCAAGCCCGAGGAGATCCACATCTACCTCGACCTGGACACCAAGGTCGGAAAGAACACCTGCGGACAGAAATGTACGCACTGTTGGTTCGTCAACTACGAGAAGGTCTACGACAAGTCGTTCGCCATGGAGGAAGGCCCCCGGATCCTCTCCGGCCTCCAGTCACACGGCTACCACGTCTACCCGCGGTACGTGGACAGCTTCGCGTACGACGGTGAGTTCATGCGCATCTACGGGCCCGCCAACAACCGTGAGTTCCGGCAGGAATCCGACCACAAGCCCACCGAGACCATGGAGAAGGGCGACGCCTGGACCAGCGGCCGCCCGCTGCTCGCCGACAACTACCTGGAGCTTCTCGACCTCGCCCGGGTCAACGGCTACGGCACCATCTCCATCACCTACCACGGCGTCATCGACGAGGACCTGGCCGTCATCGACGACGGCAGCTACCCGATCAAGGGCGTCTTCAGCGGGGCGAACACGGAGGAGGTGCTGCGCCGGATCGACCACTACAACGACCACTACCGCAGCACGCTTCCCGCGGACGCCGACCGGTCGGACGCCTTCCGGGTCAACATCGGCGTCACCATCGGCCGGCACAACCACGGCCGCCGGTCCCTGGAGCGCTACGCCCACTACTTCAACAAGCTGGGCGTCGACACGGTCCGCTTCAACAACTTCTCCGACCACGGCGGCCGGCACCCCGAACTCCAGCTCAGCTACGAGGAGATCGAGCAGGCCTACCGCGACTTCAAGTGGCTGCACGAGAACGTCGAGCTGAGCTTCCAGCTCGGCGTGAGCGAGGACTTCGGGACCTTCGGGATCAAGGCCATGGGGTTCCCCGGGCATGTCGGCTGGTGCCGGGCCGGCCGCCAGCTGTTCGCCGCCATCCCCACTCAGGAGAGCGTGCTGTCGGAGTCCGCGGACGGGCGCCGCGAGAAGATCGGTGACATCGTCGGCTGCGTCAACACCTTCGAGCCGCACCTGGGCATCCTCGTCCGCACGGTCGCCGACGGGGGCGAAGACGTCCGCTACGACCTGGAGTTCGACCACGCGGCCATCGAGGCGTTCACCAACAAGCGCCTCTCCGGCGTCTACAAGGACGGCTGCTTCGCCCGCGAACTCGCCCAGGAGCAGCAGCTGGTCTCCCGGGTCCCCGCGCGCCGCCGGCTCCCTCTCGTCGAGACGACGGGCTGA
- a CDS encoding ATP-grasp domain-containing protein, whose amino-acid sequence MTLVVIGANPTVARAAEALPGDLLHVQLPGAPALDRNDRTPGTRQVHTVDFHDGPAFLAFVDEVLKPLSPTAVVSLTELGLEPAAAAAERLGVRGVAPAVVRHTRDKLEMRRVLARKAPHLNPAFASGGDPDAVARLFAGHTPVVAKPVSGVGSIAVALLDRAADLPADRRTAGTLLEAFVGGLEFSVETLSAGGRHTVVGIAQKGTAGSFVEVSHMMPPPALDARGRARVEEAVGQLLDALGLTDGPSHTEVKVDGDRVIVIETHNRLGGDGIADLVRLTTGIDWRVAALGWAVGAGVPRGQATAATAATVFFTAPPGTVTAVAPPPSLAHGTIVEWEVTVEPGDPVRPLRSSTDRLGTAVVTAADAAACVAAVAELTALPIVTTRPDAPVPSARTVAGARSPAQPDAAPPDRTAPPRTVTQPAPVA is encoded by the coding sequence GTGACCCTGGTGGTCATCGGTGCCAATCCGACGGTCGCGCGAGCGGCCGAGGCTCTCCCCGGTGATCTCCTTCATGTACAACTGCCCGGGGCCCCGGCCCTGGACCGGAACGACCGGACGCCGGGCACACGGCAGGTGCACACCGTCGACTTCCACGACGGCCCGGCCTTCCTCGCGTTCGTCGACGAGGTGCTCAAGCCGTTGTCGCCCACCGCCGTCGTCTCGCTCACCGAGCTCGGTCTGGAGCCGGCGGCCGCGGCGGCGGAGCGGCTCGGCGTGCGGGGGGTCGCCCCCGCAGTCGTCCGGCACACCCGCGACAAGCTGGAGATGCGGCGGGTCCTCGCACGCAAGGCGCCACATCTGAACCCGGCCTTCGCCTCCGGCGGCGACCCGGACGCGGTGGCCCGGCTGTTCGCCGGGCACACCCCCGTGGTGGCCAAGCCCGTCAGCGGCGTCGGCAGCATTGCCGTCGCCCTGCTGGACCGTGCGGCGGACCTGCCGGCGGACCGCCGGACCGCCGGCACCCTGCTGGAAGCCTTCGTCGGCGGGCTGGAGTTCAGCGTGGAGACGCTGTCCGCCGGCGGCCGGCACACCGTCGTCGGCATCGCCCAGAAGGGAACGGCGGGCAGCTTCGTCGAGGTCAGCCACATGATGCCGCCGCCGGCCCTGGACGCCCGCGGGCGGGCCCGGGTCGAGGAGGCGGTCGGACAGCTGCTCGACGCCCTCGGGCTGACGGACGGGCCGAGCCACACCGAGGTCAAGGTGGACGGCGACCGCGTCATCGTGATCGAGACGCACAACCGCCTCGGTGGCGACGGCATCGCCGACCTGGTGCGGCTCACCACGGGCATCGACTGGCGGGTCGCCGCCCTCGGATGGGCGGTCGGCGCGGGAGTGCCGCGCGGGCAGGCCACGGCCGCCACGGCCGCGACCGTCTTCTTCACCGCACCGCCCGGCACGGTCACCGCCGTCGCCCCACCACCGTCACTGGCCCACGGAACGATCGTGGAGTGGGAGGTCACCGTGGAGCCCGGCGACCCGGTCCGCCCGCTCAGGTCCTCCACCGACCGCCTGGGCACGGCCGTCGTCACCGCCGCGGACGCGGCGGCGTGCGTGGCGGCGGTGGCCGAGCTGACGGCGTTGCCCATCGTCACCACACGACCCGACGCCCCCGTGCCATCGGCGCGCACCGTCGCGGGAGCCCGCTCCCCCGCGCAGCCCGACGCCGCTCCGCCGGACAGGACGGCCCCGCCGCGCACCGTCACACAGCCCGCACCCGTCGCGTAA
- a CDS encoding erythromycin esterase family protein translates to MATDIKDTVHAVEAAAVMGLLPVRPQLLALGEPTHGEDALLDLRNELFRQLVEQEGYRTITIESDCLRGLVVDDYVTSGTGTLDEVMEHGFSHGFGASAANRELVRWMRAYNVRADNDERPASERLRFAGFDGPLEITHAASPRQALTALHGYLSPRVDADLLPCTGETLDRLLGADGRWTHPEAMMDPARSVGQSAEAGQLRLLADDLVALLDTQIPHLITETSRDDWDRARLYGRTATGLLRYHHWMADTSAARMTRLCALRDLMMAHNLLATAARGPALVHAHNSHLQREKSTMQMWQGPVEWWSAGALVSARLGEGYSFVPTALGTIRHQGVDTPPPDTLEGLLYALPDDHCVIDAPRLATALGGTWPAPRVSPWFGYAPLAPAHLADCDGILFVKDVSQN, encoded by the coding sequence ATGGCTACTGACATCAAGGACACCGTCCATGCCGTCGAGGCCGCTGCCGTCATGGGGCTGCTCCCGGTCCGGCCGCAACTGCTCGCCCTGGGCGAGCCGACCCACGGTGAGGACGCTCTGCTCGACCTGCGCAACGAGCTCTTCCGGCAGCTCGTCGAGCAGGAGGGCTACCGGACGATCACGATCGAGAGCGACTGCCTGCGGGGCCTGGTCGTGGACGACTACGTCACCTCGGGCACGGGCACTCTCGACGAGGTCATGGAGCATGGATTCAGCCACGGTTTCGGTGCGTCCGCGGCCAACCGCGAGCTGGTGCGCTGGATGCGCGCCTACAACGTCCGCGCCGACAACGACGAACGGCCCGCGTCCGAGCGGCTCCGCTTCGCCGGCTTCGACGGCCCGCTGGAGATCACCCACGCCGCGAGTCCCCGGCAGGCCCTCACCGCACTCCACGGCTACCTCTCGCCCCGGGTGGACGCGGACCTGCTCCCCTGCACCGGGGAAACGCTCGACCGCCTGCTCGGCGCCGACGGCCGGTGGACCCACCCCGAAGCGATGATGGACCCCGCCCGGTCCGTGGGGCAGTCGGCCGAGGCCGGCCAACTGCGGCTGCTCGCCGACGACCTGGTGGCGCTGCTCGACACCCAGATACCCCACCTGATCACGGAGACCTCGCGGGACGACTGGGACAGGGCGCGCCTGTACGGGCGCACCGCGACCGGCCTGCTGCGCTACCACCACTGGATGGCCGACACCTCGGCGGCCCGCATGACCCGGCTGTGCGCACTGCGGGATCTGATGATGGCTCACAACCTTCTTGCCACCGCCGCCCGAGGCCCGGCACTCGTCCACGCCCACAACTCCCATCTCCAACGGGAGAAGAGCACGATGCAGATGTGGCAGGGGCCGGTGGAGTGGTGGAGCGCCGGTGCGCTGGTGAGCGCCCGGCTCGGCGAGGGGTACTCCTTCGTGCCCACGGCCCTCGGCACCATCCGGCACCAGGGAGTGGACACGCCGCCGCCGGACACCCTCGAAGGGCTCCTGTACGCACTTCCGGACGACCACTGCGTCATCGACGCCCCGCGGCTGGCCACCGCCCTCGGCGGCACATGGCCCGCGCCCCGCGTATCCCCCTGGTTCGGTTACGCCCCGCTCGCCCCGGCCCACCTGGCGGACTGCGACGGCATCCTGTTCGTCAAGGACGTCTCGCAGAACTAG
- a CDS encoding TioE family transcriptional regulator, whose protein sequence is MARNPQNGERLRPVDLARGHGLSTQAIRNYEEAGILPAADRTPHGYRTYTSLHAGALRAFLALVPGHGHQTATSMMRAVNEGAADEALRLIDESHAQLLDDRRTLQAVDSALRDLEPTPASGPDAGPEPAAASEAGGTFIGPLAGKLGIRPATLRKWERAGLVCPRRDPVTGYRVYHEADVRDARLAHQLRRGGYLLEQIAPLLAQVRAAGGLEPLEGALRDWHGRLSARGRAMLTGAAELEAYLHARG, encoded by the coding sequence ATGGCGCGAAACCCTCAAAACGGCGAACGCCTCAGGCCGGTTGACCTGGCGCGCGGGCACGGTCTGTCCACGCAGGCGATCAGGAACTACGAGGAAGCCGGCATCCTTCCGGCCGCCGATCGCACACCCCACGGCTACCGCACCTACACCTCGCTGCACGCGGGAGCCCTGCGCGCGTTCCTGGCCCTGGTGCCCGGCCACGGCCACCAGACGGCGACGTCGATGATGCGGGCGGTGAACGAGGGCGCGGCCGATGAGGCGTTGCGCCTCATCGACGAGAGCCACGCCCAGCTCCTCGACGACCGCCGCACCCTCCAGGCAGTGGACAGCGCCCTGCGCGACCTGGAGCCCACGCCGGCGTCCGGGCCTGATGCGGGGCCCGAACCGGCCGCGGCGTCCGAGGCCGGCGGCACGTTCATCGGGCCGTTGGCGGGGAAGCTCGGCATCCGGCCCGCGACGCTGCGCAAATGGGAGCGCGCCGGGCTGGTATGCCCGCGCCGCGACCCGGTGACCGGGTACCGCGTCTACCACGAGGCCGACGTACGGGACGCCCGGCTGGCCCATCAGCTCAGGCGAGGCGGCTACCTGCTGGAGCAGATCGCCCCCCTGCTCGCCCAAGTACGGGCGGCCGGTGGGCTGGAGCCCCTGGAAGGCGCCCTGCGCGACTGGCACGGCCGGCTGTCCGCCCGCGGGCGGGCGATGCTGACCGGGGCCGCGGAGCTGGAGGCCTACCTCCACGCGCGCGGATGA